Sequence from the Alkalispirochaeta americana genome:
CTCACCATGGCTTACGCCGGGTGGATCGATTTCCCCGTGGCCGCAGCAATCATCCTGGGAGAGAACATCGGGACCACCGTGACGGCGAACCTGGCCGCCATGGGGGGAACGGTAAACGGGCGCCGTGCTGCCCGGGCACACCTGGTGTTTAACGCCCTGGGAGTTCTCTGGATGTTTCTTCTCTTCCCCCAGGCCCTGCGCCTTGTCCACTACGCCGCAGGGTCACGGCTCCTGCCCACACAGCTTGCGCTCTTTCACACCGGTTTCAACCTGGTGAATACGGCGATTTTCATCTGGTTTGTACCGGTCCTGGCGAACCTGGCGGTTCGCATGGTACCCGACACGGCCGATGCGGCCTCCCTGGAAGGCTCCTACCAGGTGCCAATCCCCACAGCCTACGCCGAAAACCACCCTGAACTGTATTTGCTGGAGCTGCGCTACGAGGTGGTCCAGATGTCGCGGATCGTGGAATCCATGATCGCCGACTCCTGGAAGCTCTTTCAGAATCCCGAGGCCGTCACGGAAGAACACCTGCTCAGTCTGAAACAGCGCGAGGACTACACCGATCAAATGCAGGAGAAGATCTCGGCCGTTCTGGCCTCCTTCGGCTTCCAGGCCTCCCGGGAAAGCACCACGGCAGCGGCGATCGCCTTGCTGCGGATCGTGGACGAGCTGGAAAGTGTTGCCGACAGCAGCTACAACATCGCCCTCGCCGCAGACCGATGCCAGCGGAAAAAGCTGGAAATCTCCCCCGAGGCGCTTCAGGAGCTGGAACCCTACGCCCAGCGGGCAATCGCCTTCACCGGGCTGGTTGATCAGCGGTTGCTCACTCCCGGTAGCGACGAGGATCTGCGCCAGGCAAAACAACTGGAGGAAGAAATCAACGCCCTGAGAAACGTGCTGAAAAAATCCTCCCGCCACAGAATCCAGCAGGGGGCCGATCTCAAGGGCGAGCTCCTGGTGCTGGATGTGATCAGTCATCTGGAGCACATGGGCGATTACGCCCTGAATATCGCCGAGGCGATCCGCCACATGAACGCCCGGGTCCCTCTGCTGATGAAAACCCTGGAACCCCGACCCGACGCGCCAGCCTGAGGTCCGGTTCCCGCAGTCGAACACTCCTGAGGCCCCGACCTCCCCGGCCCGAGGCAGGACACCCCGGGCTCCCTCTTTCCTTTCCCTGCCAGCTATGATAGACCATGATCCCATGACGCTTAGAGACCTCTTTCGGGACAAGGATCGGCGGTATCTGCTTCTTACGGCATCTCTGGCTTTTCTTGCCCTTGGAACATCCCAGGCCCTGTACGGCCCGCTCTACCCCTGGTTTCGCGAGAGTCTCTCCCTCTCGGGTTCTGCCGTGGGTCTGATCGCCTCATTCCACTTTTTTGGAGCCACCGTGGCGGTCCTGGTGGCGGGTTTTGTGTTGCGGCGCGTGGGGTTCAAGGCGGTAATCATCGCCGGGGCGTGTATCTTCTCGGCTGGATATTTTGGCTTTGCCACAAGTAGCCGCTGGGGAGGAATCCTGGCCTCGGCGCTTCTGCTGGGTCTGGGTTTTGGAACTCTGGTGAGCTTTAATCTCTTCATTGACGATTACTTTGGCCCCCTGGGCGCGGCAGCCCTCAATCTGACAAATATGTTCTTTGGAATCGGGGCGATCCTGGGGCCCCTTCTGGCAGGGATTTCCCTCTCCCTGGGGGGACACCGTCTGGCGTTCCTTGCGGGAGGAGCGGTGGCTCTTCTTCTCCTGGCCATGACGCTTCGCCTCAGGCAGCATCACCCCGTGGCAGAGACGGACCGTTCCGGGGCAGGCACCGCTCTGGCGGGGACGGTGGTCTTTCTCGTTTTCCTGGCTCTCTATATTGCTGCCGAAGCCTCGGCATCGAACTGGATACCCACAAGCCTCACACGAAACCACGCACCGCCTTTTGTTGCATCCACCATGGCCATGGTCTGGCTCGCTGTGAGCGCCGGTCGGCTTGCGGCGGTTCCCCTGAGCGTCCATCTGGCGCCCCATTTTATGGTCCTGGGAAGTGTGGGGTGTGCTACCGGGATGTTTCTGCTGGCCCGGTTCGAACCTGCGGCTCCTCTGGCCTATATCGCCACGGGGTTCTTCCTGGGGCCGGTCTACCCTGCCACGGTATCCTGGATACGGCGGGTCTTTCCGTCCCGGGCAGCCCGCATCGCCGCCACGGTTATGGCCGGGGGCGGACTGGGCGGCATCTTCGGGCCGCCCCTGGTGGGGGCCGCCACTGATACCTTCTCTACAGCGGTCATTCCTCTGGCTATCGCCCTGATCCTGGTGGCATCTCTCCTGACGGGACTGGGAATAACGGTGTTCTTTCCGTCCCGCCCCACCTCCGCCGGCAAGGGGCAGGAACCTGGCCGGGAGGACCACCAGGGGGACCAGGAACGCATTGGCCTGGTCCTTCCCGTTGGCCCCGGTCCCGTACCCGGATCAGCCCCCCGGGACTAGACCTCGGCGGCCCGCCGCTCCAGAAGAGCCTCGTAGAGATTGAGGGTTTTCCGGGCGATGGCTCGCCAGCTGAAGTGCTCCTCGGCACGACGGCGCCCGGCCTGCCCCATCTGCCTGGCCAGGGCCTTGTCACCGGCAACCCGGTTGATCGCCTCAGCCAGATCACGGGAAAACTGTTCGGGATCCCGGGGAATGAAGGTGCCCCGTTCCAGATCAAGATCGACCAGCAGGCCCGTCTCGTCGGGGACCACAACCTCGGGAATACCTCCCACCCGGGAAGCCACCACGGCGGTCTCGCAGGCCATCGCCTCGAGGTTGATAATTCCGAAGGGTTCGTAGACCGAGGGACAGCAGAACACCGCTGCATGGGAATAGAACTGGATCGTCTCATCCCGGGGAAGCATCTGATCGATCCAGATAATGTCGGAGCGCGTGCTTCGGGCAGCGGCAACGCTGGCGTTCATCTCCTGGGCAATCTTGTCTGTATCGGGTGCTCCCGCAAGAAGCACCACCTGGATACCCGGATCGATCCAGGGGATCGCGTCCACCAGGTGAATAATTCCTTTCTGGCGGGTAATACGCCCCACAAAGAGTACGTAGGGCCGATCGGGATCGACGCCATGACGCTTCAGGGCCTCCGTGGAGGGGTCTTTTCTGTATTCTTCCAGATCGATTCCGTTATGAATCACCTCGGTCTTGGCCTCGGCAGCCCCGAAGTGTGCAAAAATATCGTTTCGGGTCTCTTTGGAGACGGCCACCACGGCATCGGCGTTTTCTATGGCGGTGCGCTCCATCCAGCTGCTCAGATGATAGGCAGAACCCAGCTGCTCGGCTTTCCAGGGCCGAAGGGGCTCCAGGGAGTGGGTGGTCAGGACAAAGGGAATGTCCCAGAGCTTGGCCGCCAGAAGCCCGCCCATCTGGGTGTACCAGGTGTGGCAGTGGACCACATCGGCATCGAGGGTATCCTTGGCCATGGCCAGACTTCGCGAGAAGGCTCCCAGGGCGCTGGTAAAACGGGGGTCCGTGTTACAGGCCATCTCGTCCCAGGGCTGGTACCCCCGAACGCTCAGGTTCCCCTCGGTGCTGTCCTGCGCTCCGAAACAGCGCACCTCCACGGGGACAAACTCCGCCAGGGCCTTGCTCAGATATTCCACGTGGACACCTGCACCGCCGTAGACGTTGGGCGGGTACTCGTTGCTAAAGAGGGCTACTTTCTTCAGTCTCATGCCAGATCACTCCTTTGGGGATAACAGGGTTCCTTCCCCAAATACTAACACACTTGCCGGGAAACTGTGGCAGGACCTGGGGCGGGAAGATTACAAAAGCTGGTCGTCCTTGCGGAATATTTTCTGGCAGCCCGGATCAACCATACCTTCCGGACTCAAGAGATCTTCCAGGGTCTCCCGATCCAGAAGCCCCTGCTCCAGCACAAGGTCATAGACCCCCCGATTCTGCTCCAGGGCCTCCCTGGCGAGGACGCTGCACCGCTCGTACCCCAGGACCGGAGTCAGGGCCGTAACCAGACCGATACTGTTGAGTACGGTCTGCCTGCAATGGTCCTCGTTCGCCGTGATCCCGTCGATACAGCGGACTTTCAGGGTCATCATGCCGTTTTTCAGCATCTCCACGGACTGGACAAGACTTTGGACGATCACGGGCTCCATCACATTCAGCTCCAGTTGCCCCGCCTCGGCGGCAATGCTCACGGTGAGATCGTTCCCCATTACCTTGAAAGCGATCTGGTTCACCACCTCGGGGATCACAGGATTCACCTTGCCGGGCATGATCGAGGAACCGGCCTGGAGGGGGGGCAGGTTTATTTCCCCGAAACCAGCCCGAGGCCCCGAGGAAAGCAGCCGCAGATCGTTGCAGATCTTGCTGAGCTTGATCGCCAGACGCTTTACGGCCATGGAGTACATCACGAAGGATCCCGTGTCCTGGGTTGCCTCGACCAGATTATCTGCCTTGACCACCTCAAGGCCCGAGATCTCCCGCAGATGGCGTATCACCAGGTTGGCGTAGGCCGGATCAGCGTTTATTCCCGTGCCAATGGCGGTTCCCCCCAGGTTGACCTCCAGAAAAAGGCGGGCGTTCTCCTGGAGCCGGAGTATTTCCTCTTCCAGCGTTACCGCATAGGCCTCGAAGGTCTGGCCCAGCGTCATGGGAACGGCATCCTGCAATTGGGTGCGGCCCATCTTGATCACCCCGGCAAATTCCTCGCTCTTGCGACGGAAGGATCCAATCAGCTCCCGTAAAACCTGGAGAAAGGGCTCGTTACCCCGCACCAGAGCTATCTTCACCGCCGTGGGATAGGCGTCATTGGTGGACTGCGAGAGGTTTACATGATTGTTGGGGTGACAATAGCGATATTCCCCCCGGCGGTGCCCCAGAAGCTCCAGCGCCCGGTTGGCGATCACCTCGTTGGCGTTCATGTTTGTGGAGGTTCCAGCCCCGCCCTGAATCATATCCACCGTAAAATGGGGGTGGAGCTTTCCGTTGGTGATCTCCCGGCAGGCGGCGATGATCGCCGCAGAACGCACCGAGTCAAGGAGGCCCAGATCGCGGTTTGCCCTGGCCGCAGCCTCCTTCACCATGGCCAGAGAGCTGATGATCAGGGGGTAAAAGCTGAGGGATATTCCGCTGATGTTAAAGTTTTCCAACGCCCGCAGGGTCTGTATTCCATAATAGGCCTCGTAGGGAACGTTGCGTTCGCCCAAAAGATCCTTCTCGGGACGGGTTCGTCCCGATTCGTATTGTGCTCCGGAGTCAATAATCCGGTTTGTGGCTCCCCGCATGCGTCGTGCCATGACCCGGATCACCTGGGAGAGAACCTTCACCGTAGCTCGGGGGCTTTCCGACAGAAACCCCCGGTGAACGATGAGAACCAGGGTATCCACCACGGCCCGGCCCGAGGTGGAGTGAGGAGAGGTGCTCCCCCAGGCGCTCTCCCCCAGGAAATCACCGGTGCTGAAATAACTGAGCCGGGTCTCGCTGCCCAGGGCGCTCTGTTTCACCAGCTCCACGCCGCCCCGACAGATAACAAAGACGTTTGTTCGGGGTGCGTTCTGACGAAAAAGAAACTCTCCCGGAGCGTATCGCCGCTCTTCGGTGAAGCGAAGAAGCGTCTCGAACTCATCCTCCTGAAGCTCCCGAAAGAGCTCCAGGTTCCGCAAGAACTGGATCGTTTCCGCCTTCGTCATGGTCTGTTCTCCTTCGGAGGGGTGCCCGTGCAACAGGGTTCCTCTCAGAGGGTGTCCTGGCCCCCCGGAAAAGAGGGGCCAAAGGCTTCACCCCGGGGTGTGTGATCAATCTCCGCATCCAGAGGAAAGACAGGACGGGAGAGCTCCGTGAAGGGGAGCGTCTCCAGCACCTCGTTGCTGCTCCCCGGTGTCAGGGCCATGATCGTGCGGGCGGCGCACCGCTTGTGGGGATCTGTCAGATATCCCAGTTTCACCACGATCACCGCGTAGTCCTCGACCCTCCTGTTCAGCGCTTCGAACATCCGGGGGGTTACAAAGCCGATGTGGTTGGAGACCAGAATCAGCTCCACGAACCCGGCCCGGACCATCACCATATCAGTATGAAAGCGCTCCCACTTTCGCGCAAGGGAAAGGACCTCTACCTCCAGGCGAAGGGGCTTCGATGTGACCTGATCGAACCGGGCTCCCAGGGCAAGTTCCAGCCTGGCCCCCACTCCGGCCTGGAGACACCGTTCCACTGCCGGAGGGTCGTAGATCCCCGCATAAAGAAGAGGTGTCTCCAGGTGGCTGAAGGGCTCGTACTCAAGAATCTGCCCGAGAAAGCCCGTGCAGTCGGCAGAAGAACCAGCTGTGGGGTTATCACCGGAATCGGAGAGATACACAGGCCACGCTCCCTCTCTGGCAGCCGCCAGGGCAGCCTCCAGAGCCTCCCCGGGGGGATAGCTGTCGGTGTGAAACCGGAAGTTTTTTCGTTCCTGCCAGAAGGCCCGGGCCAGATCCTCCGCCTCGGCCCGGGCCGCAACGCTGGATTCTTCCATCACCACCAGGGCCGAGACTCCGTTTTCCGGACAGTCCGCCCAGGGAAACCCCAGAAGATAGGAGAGCGCCATTACGCCCGGCTGCTGTTCCCGCTCCCGCAGAAGTTCGATCAGCCCCCGCATTGGTTCCACGCTGGTCTCGGTTTTCTCTCCGGCGATAATCAGGGGGAGCTTGCACCAGCCGATGACGGGCCTCACGCCCTGGCGCAGCATGGCAACAAGCATGCGCGCCGCATGCTCCCCCGTCTCGAAGCAGTCCGTATGGGGTGCCTGTTTATACCCCACCACAGCATCAAGACACCGTACCATGGGTTCCGTGACGGTGGCGTGCATATCCAGAGAGGCCGAAAGCGGCGTATGGGGGAAAATTTCCCGAAGCGCCTCCAGCAGATCCCCCTCGGCGTCACCGATCCCCTCAACCCGCATGGAGCCGTGGAGAGACAGGGCAATCCCGTCGATGAGAGAGGACTCACGGGCTTTCCGGGCTCGCTGAAGAAATTCCTCTTTCACCGAGAGGTAAAACTCCCGGGAGACCACCCCGTTAGGGACAGCCCGGGCCATCAGGATCGGCTCCACCTGGAACCCCTCGGTCTGAAGGGTTTTGATGATTCCGCTGATACTGTCATCGTCGTTGAGAACGCCAAAGATCTCGTCACCCCGCTGGAGGGAGAAATCCTCAGCCCCCGTAATAATGGGGTTGAAGGTATTCGACTCGTGGTGGATTCCACCCACAAGAACACGCATGGTTTTCATCCTTATCCTCCTCGGCAGGGCCTTTGCCCTGATATTTTCAGGGTTAGTCAATCAAGTTGGTCAGCAGAGACCGCCAGATTCTGGCATCCTGTTCCCTGCCGCCAATACGGGGTATGGAATAGAGTGTGTCCAGGACTGCAGCAGCAGCACCCCGGGCGGCGTCGTACTCGGCATTGCCCAGGACCTCCACCTGGACACCGCTACGGGCAAGGGCGTCCCACTCCTGGCGGAGGTCTTCTTCCAGGACGCGCCGGATCAGGTCACCTTCGGATGAAAGATCGCCTCCCACAAAGAGTGCCCGGGGGTTGCTGATGTGCATGAAAAGAATCAGGGTCCGCAGGAGTTCCACCACCAGCTTTCTGCGAATCCCGGCGTCCCGGGAAACCCTGTTCATCTCCAGGGGTGTGAGGGCGATCTGACCGGGTACGTTGCCGCTTTCTTCGAAGAAGAGACTGCGGAACTCCCCGGCCCGGCGGGTAAAGCCGTTATAAATTGTCCCGTTATAGACCAACCCCAAACCCACACCCACCGAGGGATATCCCTCGGGCAAAAGCTCCTGCCGGTGAAAACGGGGCAAGAGATATACAAAGGAATCGTCTTCGTCCCGGCTGTCGTACCAAAGAGTTTTCCAGGCGCAGCAGTTTGCGTCGTTTTCCATGAGCACCGGATAGGAAAAAGTCCTGGCCAGGAACTCTCCCAGGTGTGCCCCGGTGAGATTATGGGACCAGCATTCCTCGATCACAGGCCCCTCGGGGTCTACCACGCCAGGGATCGCCACCCCGGCCCCCAAAACGGGCATATTCCGGGGAATGCGGCTCTCCACCTCGGCAAGGACCGACGAAAAAAGCGCTTCAAAGCCCGCTGCAGCGGCGTGGTACTCGCGATGGACGCAGACGATCTCCTCTCCGGCAATATCGGTTACCAGGGCTTTGTAGTAATCTGCCTGGAGATCCAGCCCGATCACCGCTCCGTAGGTGGGGTTGATCACGATCCGGGTTGCTCTGCGACCGCTGCCCCGGGCAGGCTCATCGGAAGAATCAGCAGGGTCATTCCCGCCAAAACCGCTCTCCACCACAAGCCCCGCCTGAAGCAGGCGGTTGACGATATAGGTCACCGTGGAGGGCTGGAGTCCCAGCTCCCGGGAGATTCTGCGCCGGGAGGCGCCGCCGCTTCTGCGCAGAAAGTCCAGCAACAGCGAGCCGTTGGCAGCTTTCTGATATCGACTGTTTCCTACCAGTTTCATCGTACCCCCGGGTTTCATGTTGAGCTATTCCAGGGTGCGACAGATATCGGACACCTGGCTTTCATCGGTGAAGGTAGAGACAAACTCGGGCTGCCGCAACTGTCCTCCCATGAAAACATGGCCCGGGCGATAGGTCATGGCGCTTTCCTCATCCCGGTTGGCCGCGATGTGATACTCCCGGGCTCCGATCATCCCGGCAAGAAGGCCAATATTGCGAGGCGTGATCCCGGCCCCGGGCATAATGATGATTCGGTCACCGGCCCGTTTCACCAGGTCCCTCAACCGCGAAGCCCCCTCCAGGACCGACGCCTCCTGGCCGGAAGAGAGGATTCTGTCGAATCCCAGGGAGATGATTGTTTCCAGCGCGGCGAAGGGATCCTGGACCATATCGAAGGCACGGTGGAAGGTCACGTTCATGGGACGCGCCAGCTCCAGAAGCTCGGCGTTCCGCTCCTGATCCACCTCCCCCCGGGCGGTCAGTATTCCCAGAACAACTCCGTCAGCGCCCTCCTCCCGGGCCATGATAACGTCTTCCCGCATCACCTCGAACTCCCGGGGAGAGTAGAGGAAATCCCCGCCCCGGGGGCGAATGATCACCTGCAACCCGATATCGATGCTCCGGCGCGTTACCCGGATGGAACCGGCACTGGGGGTGGTTCCCCCCTCAAACAAATTGTCGCACAACTCAACCCGGTCAGCACCGCCAACCTGGGCCCGCACCGCTGATTCTACCGAATCAAGACAAACCTCGACCTTCACTTTACGTTCTGATTTCATTCAAGCACTCCTGTCGTTGCATTCTATGTTATTTACTCTTTCAAGGCGCCTTCGCCAAAACCACTGATCAACAAATTATGGGCACCAATATAAAAAAGGATCATGGGAACTGTCCCGATCACCAGAGCTGCAAACTGCATCCCGTAGTTCACGTTCAGCCGCCCGGCGAAGGAATTAATCGCCACAGGGAGGCTTCTCATGGACTCCCCGCTGGTCAGAATGAAGACCAGGATAAACTCGTTCCAGTTTCTGAGGAAGGTCAGAACCGCGATGGTGGCCATTACCGGCGAGGCCACCACGATAATGATCCGGAAAAAGACCTGCACGTAGGTGGCGCCATCTATCACGGCGGCCTCCACCAGCGAATCGGGTATGCCCCGGATGTAGGAGCAGGCAAGAAGCACCGCCATGGGCAAACCAAAGGCGATGTAGGGAAGAATCACACCGATCCGGGTATCGTAGAGGCCAATTCGGGTTTGCATGATGAAAAGCGGCGTGATAACAGCGTTCACCGTGATAAGCAGCCCCAGGGTAAAGACCCCGAAATATACCCTGGCCGACGAGTAGCCGAACTTGGTCAGGGCGAAGCCTGCCGCCAGCGAGAAGAGAACCGTAAAAAAGGTACCGAAGCCTGTATAGATTACGCTGTTCATCGCGGCAACGCCCATGTTTCCCATGCGCCAGGCATCGTGATAGTTCTTCAGCGTGGGGTCCCGGGGCCAGCCCAGGGGATGAAACATGATCTCGCCCTGAAGCTTGAAGGATGAATAGAGCATCCAGATCAGGGGAAAGAGGGTTATCACCGTGAAGGTGAGCAAGAACACATACGCAAAGAGGCGCCAGCCCCGGGACATATCCTGATTCATCGGTTTCATAGCGCTCTCCCTAGTCATATTTCTTCTGAAACCGGCCGTAGATCCAGCGGGCCAGGGTAATAAGCCCTACGCTGATCACCACCATGATAACCGAGACGGCACTGCCGTACCCGAAATTATTGAACGTGAAGGTGTGTCGATAGAGGTAGATCGACATGACACTGGTATAGTTCACCGGGCCGCCCCCGGTCATGGCAAAGACCAGGTCAAAACTCTTGAAGCTCCCCGAAATGGCGAAGATAGAGCTGATGAAAAGAACGTTCGCCAGGGAGGGTACCACCACCTGGGTGAGGATCGTAAACTCCCCCGCTCCGTCGAGTTTGGCGGCCTCTATGGTGGATGAGGGAATGCGCTGCATGTTTGCAAGGAACATCACCATGTAGAGACTGGTGTGCATCCACAAGAGTACTACCAGAATGGGCACCATGGCCCAGTCCTGGTTCTCGAAGATGCGCACCACGTAATCGGGATTTCCCGTGAGAACCCGCACCATGTTGGTATAGAGGCCAACGGGCGAAAAGATGCGGTTCCACAGGAGGGCCACCACCACCGCCGAGATCGTGATGGGCAAAAAAATGATCATCTCGAAGAACCTCGTGCCACGCACAAGCTTGCGAAAAAGAAGATACGCCAGAAGTATTCCCAGGGGTATCTGGCCCAGAACGGAGGTGAGCATGATCTGAACATTGTTCCACAGGGCCCGGTGAAACTCGGGATCCCGCAGGATCACCAGATAGTTATCGAACCCCACAAATCCGGTGAGGACAAAGTTCCTCCACCGTGTGAACGAGAGAAGCCCGCTCAATCCGATGGGAAAGATAATCACCGAGAGGTAGATCACCAGCGCTGGGAACAGCAACAGGTAGTAACTCGCCCGCTTGTCTCTGGTCTCGACCATGCCTCGTCTCCTGTAATCCTTCTCGCTCTGACTCGTGCTGACTTGTGGTGAATCGTGGTGAACCACGAAGAGCAGCTCCCGGGACGAAGGGGCCCGGGAGGCGCTCCTGGTGGCATCGAACCCGGGTTAGTTGCCCACCCGGCTGGAATCGTTGGCGGCAACCCACTCCTCGTAGCTTCGGGCCACGTTGGCAGGACTCACATTTCCGAACATCATCGCCTGGATCGCCGGGTTCAGGATTCCCATGCCCTCACCGTCCATCTTGGCGTCTATGACGTACCCCATGGGGGTGTTTACCTGAAAATCCGCGTAGGCCCGCTGAAGCAGGGGCAGATCGAAGTCGTCGTAGTCCAGGGTGTAGGAGGGAACCTCCCCGTGCTGAAGCCTGATAGCCGCACCCTGGAGGCCTTTATAAAACCGGATGAACTCCAGGGCAGCCTCCAGTTTTCGGGGGTCCTGGGGAAGGTTCACGTTCAGCCCGAACCCCTCCGAGGGGACGGCTGCGCTGGAACCATGACGAACAGAGCCGTCAACACGGGGAAAGGTTCCCAGATAAATCGCTTCCTGTTGTGGTATGTCCAGGATGTTGGTCATGGCCGAGGTACGCCAGCCGGCGTCGATCAGGTATACCGAACGACCCTGATAGAACTCCTGGTTTGCCTCGGGGTTGGACATCTGGTTCACGCCGGGGCTGAAGACATTTTTCTCCACCATCTCCTGGATGATCTCCAGGGCTCGCACGAAGGGACGATCGGTGAACGCCGCCTGGCCGCTCATGGCATCGTGGAACCACTCCTGGCCACCCAGGCGATCCACCAGAACACTCAGGAGCCAGGAGTTCATGGGCCACTGATCACGGTTCCCCAGAGAGATGGGATAGTATCCGGCCCGGCGGATCGTCTCCACCTGATCCAGCAGCTCCTGATAGGTCTCGGGAAAGGTCAGGCCCAGCTCATCCATAATGGCCGTATTGGCGTACATCACGTGACATACCGCCATGGAGGGGGGAACCGTGTAGATCTCTCCCTCCGGCCCCTGGGGTTCCCAGGCAGCGGGGGTGAAACCATCGAGAAACTCCTGATCCAGGTGGGGTCGCAGATCAAGAACCTTTCCCGTTTCGGTGATATAGGCCGTGCGCTTTCCCACGTAGGTGGTAAAGAGATCGGGCAGGCGCCCCGAGGCGGCCATGGCCTGAAACTTCTGGTGAAAGGCCTCGCCCGTGGCGTACTCGTGGCGAAAGGTAATGTGGGGATGGGCCTCGGCAAAAGCCTCCATAACGGCGTTATGCCCCTCAAACTGGGGATTTGCCGGATCTTTCTGCAGGTATGTGGTGAGGACAACCCGGCCGTCGTCCTCTTTTTGGCCACCGGCCTGAAGCACCGCCGGAAGAAGAAGCGTGCACGCAATCAGCACCACCAGACTTCTCCGCGTTGAGGTGACGTGTCTCATGAGAACCTCCTTAATTGATTCATTCATTGAATTAATTAAAACATCGGAACAGGGAGCTGTCAAGATCGAGTTTTCGGGCCCGGGGAGTTTCCGGCAGGGTGAAAAACACCTATCTTGAAACAGGGCCTGACCCAGAGTATCTGAAAGGAGGGAGCAGCCATGGATCAGAAGGGACACGTCTTGATAACGGGGGCATCGCGGGGCATAGGTTTTGCCCTGGCCCGGGAGTTTGCCCGCCGGGGGTATCCCCTGGTAGTAACCGCTCGGGACCCGGAGCCTCTGGCGGCGGCAGCCCGGAGTTTGAAGGAGTCCTTCGGCCTCCCCGTGCTGGATCTGGCCGAGGATCTCTCCGACAAAGGAGCGCCCCTCCGTATCGCCACGGCCCTGGATGATCGGGGGATTTCTCCGCACATTCTGATAAACAATGCGGGCTTCGGCCTCTACGGCCCTTTCCTCTCGATTCCCCCGGAAGATGGGGAGAAACTCCTTCAGGTGAATATCTCGGCCCTGGTCGCCCTGACCCGGCTCTTCCTGCCTGCCATGGTTGCCCGCCGCAAGGGAGGGGTTATGAATGTGGCCTCCACGGCAGGATTTTTGCCGGGTCCCCTCATGGCGAGCTACTACGCCTCCAAGGCCTTCGTGGTCTCCTTCAGCCACGCCCTTGCCCGGGAAACGGCAGGGGCGGGCCTCACCGTGACTGCTCTATGCCCGGGGCCCACGGTCTCGGAGTTTCAGAAACGGTCAGGAATGCACCAATCCTGGATTCTCAGGAAAGCAACCCTGCCGGCCGAAGTCGTGGCCCGGACGGGCGTGGACGGCTTTTTCCGGCGAAAAATCCTGGTGGTGCCCGGAGTATTCAACAAGGCAAGCGTCTTCTCCTCCCGCCTTGTGCCCCGGAGCGTCGCCGCCAGGATGGTGGAAAAGCTTCAGGGGTAAGGTTCTCCCGGCGCCCCCGCCGGGGCCCCCCGGCCGCCACCCTGGCCGGAGGTCTTACTCAACCAGAAGAATCTGGATGTCGCAGACGTTGGTATTGGTGGGCCCCGTGATATAGAGCCCGCCCAGGCGCTCAAAGAGGTGGTAGGAATCGTTTTCGGCCAGGGCCTTCTGCAGGTCAGGAATATCACCGGCCCCGGCAAGATC
This genomic interval carries:
- a CDS encoding SDR family NAD(P)-dependent oxidoreductase; the encoded protein is MDQKGHVLITGASRGIGFALAREFARRGYPLVVTARDPEPLAAAARSLKESFGLPVLDLAEDLSDKGAPLRIATALDDRGISPHILINNAGFGLYGPFLSIPPEDGEKLLQVNISALVALTRLFLPAMVARRKGGVMNVASTAGFLPGPLMASYYASKAFVVSFSHALARETAGAGLTVTALCPGPTVSEFQKRSGMHQSWILRKATLPAEVVARTGVDGFFRRKILVVPGVFNKASVFSSRLVPRSVAARMVEKLQG